One segment of Toxoplasma gondii ME49 chromosome VI, whole genome shotgun sequence DNA contains the following:
- a CDS encoding S1/P1nuclease (encoded by transcript TGME49_240280~Signal peptide predicted by SignalP 2.0 HMM (probability 1.000) with cleavage site probability 0.926 at residue 27~Predicted trans-membrane domain (TMHMM2.0):378-401), translated as MKRTRSTAAGLVLCLLCGSSLISCAQAFKVRAHEAVSMTTLSGLSTSANQALKKLLNGKDLADVAGWAHRVSDKYPDTARLHFMSQPTCPSKPLRTDDIILDKSFCEVKGNCLLEALTYFFFHLVDPDQNKVEQTNPDVITTTNFVFPHDIKTTDADAVKYIINLVGDMHQPLHMGSADDDYGRRAVVQYSDGEQMRLTTLYNFLEAGLVDKTVKQRQYFWFSGWTHVNSVKGAYDSEKSLFATNKEKMFSEWAKENRAVLCNEVYPHVRKTGKDARAAANALGSDAVDEYAKAVLDGSSDVPLFEIDAAAEFALFQVLKKRILLAGARVAIVMNYILQVRESKDLGKLRQGSGVADVVDSIDPPLAVENMSMVYLKNFLTNFAIFLVILLFFVYISRFYSTPPAHALQRGGGSPTTKLPPTGAPAGGRRVEMECMKDS; from the exons ATGAAGAGGACTCGGTCGACAGCAGCAGGcctcgtcctctgtctcctctgcggaTCTTCGCTGATTTCCTGTGCTCAAGCCTTCAAAGTTCGCGCCCATGAAGCC GTGTCGATGACGACGTTGAGTGGCTTGAGCACGTCGGCGAACCAAGCTCTCAAAAAACTGCTGAACGGAAAAGACCTCGCCGATGTCGCAG GCTGGGCGCACCGCGTCTCCGACAAGTACCCCGACACAGCGCGACTTCACTTCATG TCCCAACCTACATGTCCGTCGAAGCCTCTGCGCACTGACGACATCATTCTGGATAAGTCTTTCTGCGAG GTGAAAGGCAATTGCCTCCTGGAGGCTCTCACGtacttcttcttccacctgGTCGACCCAGACCAGAACAAAGTGGAACAAACAA ATCCGGACGTCATCACAACGACGAACTTTGTGTTCCCTCACGACATCAAAACGACAGATGCAGACGCT GTGAAGTACATCATCAACCTGGTCGGTGACATGCACCAGCCGCTGCACATGGGCAGTGCGGATGACGACTACGGCAGGAGAGCTGTCGTGCAGTACAGCGACGGGGAACAAATGCGTCTGACGACTTTGTACAATTTCCTGGAAGCTGGGCTGGTCGACAAAACtgtgaagcagagacagtACTTTTGGTTTTCCG GTTGGACGCATGTGAACTCCGTCAAGGGAGCTTACGACTCTGAAAAGTCTTTGTTTGCGacgaacaaagaaaaaatGTTTTCTGAGTGGGCCAAGGAGAACCGTGCTGTTCTCTGCAATGAG gtGTATCCGCATGTGAGGAAGACCGGGAAGGACGCGAGAGCGGCCGCAAACGCTCTGGGTTCCGACGCCGTTGACGAGTACGCGAAAGCCGTGCTCGATGGAAGCAGTGATGTGCCTCTTTTCGAGATCGACGCGGCAGCGGAATTCGCTCTTTTCCAAGTTCTCAAGAAACGCATTCTCTTGGCTGGCGCCCGAGTCGCCATCGTCATGAACTACATTCTCCAG GTTCGCGAAAGCAAAGATCTCGGCAAACTGCGACAAGGGAGCGGCGTCGCGGATGTTG TCGACTCGATCGACCCGCCACTCGCCGTGGAGAACATGTCGATGGTTTACCTGAAGAACTTCCTGACGAACTTTGCCATCTTCCTCGTgattctgctcttcttcgtctacATTTCGCGGTTCTACTCGACGCcgcccgcgcatgcacttcaGAGAGGAGGCGGCAGTCCTACGACAAAACTGCCTCCCACAGGAGCGCCCGCTGGCGGAAGGCGCGTTGAAATGGAGTGCATGAAAGACAGTTAA